The genomic stretch ccatctccaaaataagcagaacaaaacagactgaaggtgtggctcaagtggtagagcacctgcctagcaagtgtagggcctgagttcaaatgcaatactgccaaaaaaaaaaaaagaggttataCAAATCATTAGTAAGAtgctcattaagaaaaaaattacatgagtATGCTAACAAAAAACAGTGACAATAATAATGCTTACAGCTCACCCCAGAGCTGAGATACTGTCCCACGTTTTCTGTACTTATTAACTCACTCCTTTAGATAAACGCTTTGAGAGGATGGGTTACTGTGGTGGCCACTGTACAAGGGCTGAAGTTACAGTCCGCACACCGTGACCCCTGGCACAACAGAATGTGGGTGAAGCCCTCCACTTTCCACCTGCTGGTTTGTAGCCAATGaagctctttcttctctctgtccctTGACTTTTGGCTTCATTGGGCAGCCATGGACCCAGCCTTTCAATGCACAACAGGAACCAGGCAGACCCCACGTGGCAAGAACACTGTGACTCAGAGACTAAGGCAAGCCAGACCACGTGCAGTGCTCCCAGCCAGGAATGGCCAGGATATGCCAAGGACATCCTTCCCCATGTCTGTCCCTAATGTTCCCAATTTAGGATTAACCAAGAAAGCCAAGTATGCCCCTCACATGATCACTAGGGCCCTCTGCTGTGAGCTCCATGGAGCTGCGCTTGTcccctgctgcctcagcctctgccACACACAGGAGGGCAGCCCCTTGCATGGCCAGCCCGAACAGGCACCCTGTCTACATGCTGCTCCCACTGGAGCCCTGTGTTTATCCCCACGGCCCTTACACTCCTATTGCACAAGTTGCACACGGGGACCCAGCTCCAGCAGGGAGCACGAGGACCAGACTCAGACCTCGTAGATGGGTCAGCCTCTGGCCAGCAGGCAGAAGTCCACAGAACTACAGGGAGGTTTCCTCTCTCCTTCACCgtggttttggtttgggtttcCTGATGCTTTGCTTTCTACACAGAAGGGTTTCCCATTTTATGGGATTCAATCTGTCCTCGCTCACTCAGTAGTAATGGGAATTGTCCCCCAGGATGTCTACCCCACTGGGCCCCTCCTGTCCTTTCACCATTTAGCCATTCACCGTGTCCCCTTAGGCCTCAGTGCCCACTGAGGGGAAGCCTAGGGGCTGGGaaaaggctgatttttttttctagcagtactggaatttgaattcggggcctaacctttgccaggcaggtgctccaccatttaagctacaccccagcctgcTTTTGTCCTTTTTCACCCAAGGCTGGGCAAagagactgccatcctcctacctacacctttcAGGTACACTATGTCTGGCTTACCAGTTGAGAAGGGGTTCTCGCTaacattttgcttgggctggtctggaaACTCTATCCTACCTATGCctgctcaagaaccctgagcacctgaaattcctgcgcgtgtcatcatGCATCACTTCCAGCTAGGGCTAGGCCCCTGCTTCTCCCCTGGGGCTTGGCAGCTCTCAAGCCCAGAGCCCCAAGCCTCTGGGCATGCCAGGGCTCCCACTGTCTCCGGCCTGCGGTGGGCTCAAGGGATGACACCGAGACTTCTGACGGCCAGGCTCCCACAGGGCTGGTCTAGCCCCACTTTCTGCCcgcgggggaggggcggggaggggagaaggagagaagttGTCATCCAGGACCCCAGACTCCTGTAGGGCTGTACCCGCTCCCACTTCATgccaagaggaagaggaaagaggacaACACAGGAGGGGAGGGGTCCCAACCCCCAGGCTCCCTCAAGGTTGCGTCCATCCTCGCTTTGTGCTCACGGGGGGCTGGGGGGAGGAATCGGAACCCCAAAAATCCCACCAGGGCTGTATCCATCCCTACTCCGTACCCACGGAGGAGTGTGGGGTGGAAATCGGACCCGGAACCCCCCCCATCACCACTTCGTGACAAGAGGCCCCCCCCCCGACTGGGCTGCGCCGGTCCGCAGCCCCGCCCGTCCTCGTGACTCAGCCTGGGGTGGAAGACTGAGACCGGGacgagggggaggggggaagggcgTGATGGGGACCCCAAGACACCAGCAAGGCTGTGTCCATCCCTCCTTCGTGTCCACGAGGGGTAATGGTGCGGACAGAGACGCAGGATCTCCCCATTCCCCACTTCTCTACAAGCGGCCCCCACTGGGCTGCGccgggccccgcccccgcccccgcccccgcgccCGTCCTCGTGACTCGGCCTTCCGGGAGGAAAGCGAGTCGGGCGCGGTGGGCGTGACGGGGCGCTTCCGGCGGGGGCGTGGCCGTCCGCGTCACGTGGTCGCTCGCGCCCGGGGGCGGAGCTGGCGTGGCTTGTCTTAGGCGCAGTGGCCGAGGTCTCGCTATCGCTCGCTGGTCCTTCCGCTGCCCGTCCGCTGCCAGCCCGCGCCGTCCTCTCCCTGCCGCTAAAATGATGTGCGGAGCGCCCTCCCCCACCCAGCCGGCCTCCGCCGACACCCAGAAAATCGCCGACCAGGTGAGGCCCCGGCCCTGCCCTGCTGCCCGGACGCGGGCTTGGCCTCTCCGAGGTCTTGGGGTTCCGGAGGGGAGGACACGAGATCCCGGTGCTCTTAAATCGCCGCCCAAGCTGGGCGTGATCTGTGGCCGAGCCGGGCCCAACTGAGTGCAGTATTTGGGTGCAGAAGGGTCACTGGGCCGGTGGCGGGCCGCTCGCATGGAGAACACCGCCCAGCCCTTGGGAATTATGCAGATAGAGGTAAGAGGCTCGTGGTACGTGGTGATCCCAAATAGTTAATAGGAAGACAGCACGGAGTTCACAGTGCCAACACCAGGAGCTGTAAAAACTCAGGTGAAGACGCGACGATGGAGAGTTAAGGGGTCAGTctgggttggaggagtggctcgggtggtagagcgcctgcctagcaagggtgagttcaaaccccagtgccaccaaacaaaaaagtGGCCAGCCTGACCACGACTCAAATGAAACTCAGGTGGATCTGCATGAAGGTATGCAGGTATTCTTTTTGCTGTTCTCAAACTAAGTTTGAAATTATCTCCGAATAAAAAGTCAAAAcatgccaggcgtggtggtgcacgcctgtaaccccagtactcaggagacggCAAGAAGATTCCAGTTTTTAGGGAGACTATCTCAGGAtttaaaaaaggctgggggtatagcaCCTCCACAAAAAGCCAAAGCCAGGTCAGATTGCAGGAGTTGAACTCCGGGTGCCCCAGTTTCCCCATCTTCAACATGGTATCATCACAGGCTGCAGCTGGGGGGAGGTGCTGGTGAGGATTTCCTGAGTTGGTTTACTGAGCCAGGCCCTCCCTGTCCCACTGTTCGTTAGCAAGGATTAGGGTTTTTACAATGGACTGATGATTCAGGGTTTTGAGTAAGAAGAGGAATAGCCAAACAAACTTCATCGACTTTCCTGCTCTGCTGCTGCCTCCCACAGCCTGTGGCACGTGGCGAACCCAGGGTGGCACTGCTTGAGTGGTTTGGGCCATCTGACTGCAGTCCTGGTGGTGAGTCAGTCCCATGAGACCCTGCAAAGGAGGAATTGGTCCAGATACAGGAGCTCAGGCTGGACAGACAACCTAGAAAAGCCGGCAGCCACTCTCGGTGTCCCAGGCCTGCGAAACCCTTGTTCTTACTCAGCCAGGACAGAATAGCGGGCTCACTTCTCAACGGGAGTGTGCAAGTGGGCAGTAGCTTtgctttggggggaaaaaaaatatctttttttttttctttttttgcagtccttGGGTTTGAAGttgaccttgagcttgctaggctaTGGGGAGAAATCTTAAGGCTGGCAGTGCTGGGCGGTTTCTGAGCAGAGAAGGCCTGGAGGGGCAGGGACGCTGACAGGGTTCCATCCATCCTGTGCCGTTTTTATAGACTCTGACCCACCTGCCTTTTGGTGGCTCTCCCCCTGTAATACAGTGGACTGTCTTTATTCACCAACTACTGTGCCTCATGTGatcgttttgttttgttgaactGAAACAcctaatccccagcaccaccctcGTCACTATGACACTACTCTAGCATTACCACCAGCCTTGTCAGGCACCCAGGGCACTTCTAAACAACAATAgattgcagtttttaaaaaggacGCACATGGTCTTCCACCATGAAGGTCGATCAGCTTCTGAAAGGCAAAGACCCTGGAGAACAGATTAACATCCAAAGTATGTTTACTGTTTCATTCACAGTGGGGTCAGCCTCCGCCCAAAGTGTTGTGTCCTAAAGAAGCCACTTAAAAATACAGGTGGAGTACTTTACACCTGTGCAGCTACCTGTTATGGCAAAATTTACCTAAGTGCCCCCAGCCACAGAACAATTGAAAGAACTGAGACGTAGaggattaaatttaaatttgctgTCTCAGTTAATTTTAAAGACTAGGGCTAGGGTGTAGCTCGTGGTAGAACATGTGCTCAgagaatgcacaaggccctggattcaatccctagcaccaaaaaataataataaacaaaagattAGTTAAAAATGGTTCACAGTGTTTCACATGAACTGTTTGTGTGTATAAACTTCTACCTAGTGTTGTAATGATACAGATACAGAAATATCCCACGTccacaggagaaagagaaatgttttGAACTAGTAGCATTAAACTTGGGTACAGGTGAGGAGCTGTTGCCTGGGGCTGTTTACCATGTCCCCGGCTGGACTAGGAATTCGCCCTGCAGACACCGAGCCACTGTGTCCttgccttcctcctcccaccccacaggTGAAGACACagctagaagagaaagaaaaccagaagtTTTCCACTTTTAAGGCTGTGTCCTTCAAGAGCCAGGTGGTGGCAGGAACCAACTACTTCATCAAGGTGAGTGCTGGTAGGAAGTGACCGGTCTGCGGATGTGGCCTCAAGTGCCAGGCAGGGTGTTCCATGGGGGTCCTGTGGCCATTCTCAGCTTTGGGGGTCCATGGCCTGTTAGACGAGCATCCTGTTGTATATGTGCCTGTGGG from Castor canadensis chromosome 5, mCasCan1.hap1v2, whole genome shotgun sequence encodes the following:
- the Cstb gene encoding cystatin-B isoform X1 encodes the protein MMCGAPSPTQPASADTQKIADQVKTQLEEKENQKFSTFKAVSFKSQVVAGTNYFIKVDIGNDEYVHLRVYQSLPHENKPLTLSAYQVKKTKQDELSYF
- the Cstb gene encoding cystatin-B isoform X2, whose amino-acid sequence is MENTAQPLGIMQIEVKTQLEEKENQKFSTFKAVSFKSQVVAGTNYFIKVDIGNDEYVHLRVYQSLPHENKPLTLSAYQVKKTKQDELSYF